In Vibrio bathopelagicus, one DNA window encodes the following:
- a CDS encoding immune inhibitor A domain-containing protein, which produces MKIMRKTLLASAMLTLFSVSSYAKTPIDLGVVNEDKLIEMLVRQGLVEQDATDVAKQDALDRYLKNKINSGFKGDAQFGKKALEQRAKILKAIEKGSGVKKASVFALEVSTKRTDKVLALLVDFPDLNWDDNKLTEEHTQMLYESYNPEHYQELLFSNSGYTGPNGENLISMRQYYQSESGDSYSVAGQAAGWYRASKPASFYGGNSPTTDNDLNAQELVREALNQLAQDPSINLADYDIEDRYDYDGDGNFREPDGVIDHLMVFHASVGEEAGGGVLGPDAIWSHRFNLGRTHVLEGTSSSLPDRFGGQYAAFDYTIQPIDAAAGVCAHEYGHDLGLPDEYDTQYTGKGEPVSYWSIMSSGSWAGQIGGTQPTAFSSWAKHFLQKSIGGRWINDDQISINDLEDNPQVYTLFQTTDNSRPNMIKVDLPEKQIEGLKPFAGEYSFHSQKGDDLKNSMTRKLVIPAGDSALLSFKTWYQIEKDYDFARVLVNGQAIAGNITSMDDPYNTGLVPAIGGESDGWIDAEFDVSQWVGQEIELSFEYITDGGLAMEGFYLDNLSVIVDGEATSIDDGESNSTFALNGYKLSNGFHQAQHYYLLQWRSHMDVDEGLANIKRMGQLISFDPGLIIWYVDESLTDNWVGKHPGEGWLGVVDADQNAMTWEKSGEVAQTRYQVRDAAFSLKDHTPMRLVNSDNDVLEDTSLLGNASFSDDQDYTSPQAPDSGRILTEFGLAVDILNQSNDNEYGVVRLSKVSQHNVAPTASFELNVTDLNVSSRNFSSDQDGEITSYLWDFGNGTTSNEVAPTWSYEQAGEYTVSLTVVDDKGTTDSFSSVVSVESPNALPEASAKYIHLGRWVTMWSTSSDSDGRIVDTEWTLPNGKVKRGRTFTSIFPSYGKHEVTLKIIDDQGGITTKTILVDL; this is translated from the coding sequence ATGAAGATAATGAGAAAAACATTGTTGGCCTCAGCAATGCTTACTCTATTTAGCGTCAGTAGTTATGCTAAAACACCGATTGATTTAGGTGTTGTTAATGAAGACAAACTGATTGAAATGCTAGTAAGACAAGGCTTAGTCGAGCAAGATGCAACTGATGTGGCAAAACAGGATGCACTTGACCGTTACTTGAAAAATAAGATTAATTCCGGCTTTAAAGGCGATGCTCAATTCGGTAAAAAAGCGTTAGAACAACGAGCAAAAATACTCAAAGCCATCGAAAAAGGGTCTGGCGTTAAAAAAGCGAGTGTCTTTGCTTTGGAAGTCAGCACCAAGCGTACCGATAAAGTACTCGCTCTATTGGTCGATTTCCCTGATTTGAACTGGGATGACAACAAGCTGACCGAAGAGCACACGCAAATGCTCTACGAGAGCTACAACCCTGAACATTATCAAGAGTTGCTGTTTTCAAACTCTGGCTACACAGGGCCAAACGGCGAAAACCTAATCTCGATGCGTCAGTATTATCAAAGCGAATCAGGGGATAGTTACAGCGTTGCAGGTCAAGCTGCTGGTTGGTATCGCGCCTCTAAACCTGCGTCATTCTATGGTGGTAACTCCCCGACGACCGACAACGATCTCAACGCACAAGAACTGGTTCGCGAAGCGCTGAATCAATTGGCTCAAGATCCTAGTATCAACCTAGCCGATTACGACATCGAAGATCGTTACGATTACGACGGTGACGGGAACTTCCGTGAACCGGATGGTGTAATTGATCACCTAATGGTGTTCCACGCATCTGTTGGCGAAGAAGCAGGTGGTGGCGTATTAGGCCCAGATGCTATCTGGTCTCACCGATTCAACCTTGGTCGCACACATGTGCTTGAAGGTACCTCTAGCTCTCTTCCTGACCGCTTTGGTGGACAATACGCGGCATTCGATTACACCATTCAACCTATTGATGCCGCAGCTGGGGTATGTGCTCACGAGTATGGCCACGATTTAGGTCTGCCAGACGAATACGACACACAATACACAGGTAAAGGTGAGCCTGTTTCTTATTGGTCGATCATGTCTTCAGGTAGCTGGGCTGGTCAAATTGGTGGCACACAACCAACGGCATTCAGCTCTTGGGCAAAACACTTCCTACAAAAATCGATTGGCGGTCGTTGGATTAACGATGATCAAATCTCGATTAATGACCTAGAAGACAACCCACAAGTTTACACGCTGTTCCAAACGACGGATAACAGCCGTCCGAACATGATTAAAGTGGATCTTCCAGAAAAACAGATCGAAGGTTTAAAACCATTTGCTGGTGAGTATTCATTCCACTCCCAAAAAGGCGATGACCTGAAAAACAGTATGACACGCAAGTTGGTGATTCCAGCGGGTGATTCTGCACTGCTTTCGTTCAAAACTTGGTACCAGATTGAGAAAGACTACGACTTTGCGCGCGTACTCGTGAATGGACAAGCTATTGCAGGCAACATCACCTCAATGGATGACCCATACAATACTGGCCTCGTTCCTGCTATTGGCGGCGAATCTGACGGGTGGATTGACGCCGAGTTTGACGTTTCACAATGGGTAGGCCAAGAAATAGAGCTTTCGTTTGAGTACATCACCGATGGTGGCTTGGCGATGGAAGGCTTCTATCTAGATAATCTCAGTGTGATCGTTGATGGTGAAGCAACCTCAATAGACGATGGTGAAAGCAACTCCACCTTCGCCCTAAATGGCTACAAGCTGAGTAATGGATTCCACCAAGCGCAACACTACTACCTGCTGCAATGGCGTAGCCACATGGACGTTGATGAAGGTCTAGCCAACATCAAACGCATGGGTCAACTGATCTCATTCGATCCGGGTTTAATCATTTGGTACGTAGATGAGTCGCTGACTGATAACTGGGTAGGCAAACACCCAGGTGAAGGTTGGTTAGGTGTGGTCGATGCCGACCAGAATGCCATGACCTGGGAAAAATCCGGTGAAGTCGCTCAAACTCGTTACCAAGTTCGTGATGCTGCGTTTTCACTCAAAGATCATACTCCAATGCGTCTTGTAAACAGCGACAATGATGTACTTGAAGATACTAGTTTGCTTGGCAATGCTAGTTTCTCTGACGACCAAGATTACACGTCTCCACAGGCGCCTGATTCAGGACGTATCCTAACGGAGTTTGGCTTAGCCGTTGATATTTTGAATCAGAGTAACGACAACGAATACGGTGTGGTGCGCTTATCTAAAGTAAGCCAACATAACGTCGCCCCTACTGCGAGCTTCGAGCTCAATGTTACTGACCTGAACGTTTCTTCACGTAACTTCAGCTCAGATCAAGACGGCGAGATCACCAGTTATCTATGGGACTTTGGCAACGGCACAACAAGCAACGAAGTGGCACCAACTTGGTCTTACGAGCAAGCTGGTGAATACACGGTGAGCTTGACTGTTGTTGACGACAAAGGCACTACCGATTCATTTAGCTCCGTAGTGAGTGTTGAATCTCCAAACGCTCTTCCAGAAGCGAGTGCTAAGTACATCCACTTAGGTCGTTGGGTAACCATGTGGTCAACAAGTTCAGACAGTGATGGTCGTATTGTTGATACCGAGTGGACACTTCCAAACGGTAAGGTGAAACGAGGTCGTACATTCACTTCAATCTTCCCTTCATACGGAAAGCACGAAGTGACACTGAAGATAATCGATGATCAAGGCGGGATTACGACCAAGACAATTTTGGTCGACCTGTAA